One region of Microbacterium rhizosphaerae genomic DNA includes:
- a CDS encoding DHA2 family efflux MFS transporter permease subunit, whose protein sequence is MILVDTTIVSVANPAIKAALDPDSANLDNVVWVTSAYLLAYAVPLLITGRLGDRFGPKNIYLIGLAVFTLASLGCGLSPTLGMLILFRAVQGFGASMMTPQTMAVITRTFPAESRGAAMGLWGATSGVAMLVGPLAGGLLVDGLGWEWIFFVNIPVGIVGFVLAAVLVPKLKTHEHRFDIVGVFLSAAALFLIVFGLQEGQSWNWDARIWTMIIAGVVLLGLFIWQQAKTKSEALVPLELFRDRNFSVSNGGIAIVGFVVTSMSLPYMFYLQLARGLTPTEAALLMIPMALAAGVLSPIAGRILDHVDPRVLLVPGLSLMVIAIGWNAWLMRDPNTAVWLFLLPSLLIGIASAGMWGPLATTATRNLPPRQAGAGAGIYNTTRTVGSVLGSAAIAAFMQGRLDAQFPHATGNTTGFGGGKLPSFVVDGFATAMAQAILLPAAVMALGVIVVLFMKRPTHLLKAGQRHEWVDARTAVEES, encoded by the coding sequence ATGATCCTCGTGGACACCACGATCGTCTCGGTCGCGAATCCGGCGATCAAGGCGGCGCTCGACCCCGACTCCGCCAACCTCGACAACGTCGTGTGGGTGACGAGCGCATATCTGCTGGCCTACGCGGTGCCCCTGCTCATCACCGGCCGCCTCGGCGACCGGTTCGGGCCGAAGAACATCTACCTCATCGGGCTCGCGGTCTTCACGCTCGCCTCGCTCGGCTGCGGCCTCTCGCCGACCCTCGGGATGCTGATCCTCTTCCGCGCGGTGCAGGGCTTCGGCGCCTCGATGATGACCCCGCAGACGATGGCGGTCATCACCAGGACGTTCCCGGCCGAGTCCCGCGGTGCGGCCATGGGCCTGTGGGGGGCGACGTCGGGCGTCGCGATGCTCGTCGGACCGCTGGCCGGCGGCCTGCTGGTCGACGGCCTCGGGTGGGAGTGGATCTTCTTCGTCAACATCCCGGTCGGCATCGTCGGCTTCGTGCTGGCCGCGGTGCTCGTGCCGAAGCTCAAGACGCACGAGCACAGGTTCGACATCGTCGGCGTCTTCCTGAGCGCCGCGGCCCTCTTCCTGATCGTCTTCGGACTGCAGGAGGGCCAGTCGTGGAACTGGGACGCCCGCATCTGGACCATGATCATCGCCGGCGTCGTCCTGCTGGGCCTGTTCATCTGGCAGCAGGCGAAGACCAAGAGCGAGGCGCTCGTGCCGCTCGAGCTGTTCCGCGACCGCAACTTCTCGGTCTCGAACGGCGGCATCGCGATCGTCGGCTTCGTCGTCACGAGCATGTCGCTGCCGTACATGTTCTACCTGCAGCTGGCTCGCGGCCTCACGCCGACCGAGGCGGCGCTGCTGATGATCCCGATGGCGCTCGCCGCCGGCGTGCTCTCGCCGATCGCCGGCCGCATCCTCGACCACGTCGATCCGCGCGTGCTGCTCGTGCCCGGTCTGTCGCTCATGGTGATCGCGATCGGCTGGAACGCGTGGCTGATGCGCGATCCGAATACCGCGGTGTGGCTCTTCCTCCTGCCGTCGCTGCTCATCGGCATCGCGAGCGCCGGGATGTGGGGGCCGCTTGCGACCACCGCGACCCGCAACCTGCCCCCGCGGCAGGCGGGCGCCGGCGCCGGCATCTACAACACGACGCGGACCGTCGGCTCGGTGCTCGGCTCGGCGGCGATCGCCGCCTTCATGCAGGGCCGGCTGGATGCGCAGTTCCCCCACGCGACGGGCAACACGACCGGCTTCGGCGGCGGCAAGCTGCCGTCGTTCGTCGTCGACGGCTTCGCCACCGCGATGGCGCAGGCGATCCTGCTGCCCGCCGCCGTCATGGCCCTCGGCGTCATCGTGGTGCTGTTCATGAAGCGCCCGACGCACCTGCTGAAGGCGGGCCAGCGCCACGAGTGGGTCGATGCCCGGACCGCCGTCGAGGAGTCCTAG
- a CDS encoding VOC family protein, producing MSEFTTGSERRATQDRIAADTSMGAVTLLVADLDAMIRFYRDAVTLELLTADGGAAVLGRAGRPIVILRHEPTLRHATQGSAGLYHTAILFESQTALAAALSSVARNAPGTFTGSADHLVSQAFYFTDPEGNGVELYWDRLRTEWSWAHGQVQMDTVYLDPNRYLREHLTEDALAGSTARDAASVGHVHLSVGDVRTARAFYVDTLGFDATATLGDTALFVSAGGYHHHMAMNVWNSRGAGPRMPALGLGRIDLALPDADALGSLQERLRHRGFAVRDDGRTLSFDDPWNNALHAVVAG from the coding sequence ATGAGCGAGTTCACGACCGGATCCGAGCGGCGGGCGACCCAGGATCGCATCGCCGCCGACACGTCCATGGGCGCTGTGACCCTGCTGGTCGCGGATCTGGATGCGATGATCCGCTTCTACCGGGATGCCGTGACCCTCGAGCTGCTGACGGCCGACGGCGGTGCCGCCGTCCTCGGTCGTGCCGGACGGCCGATCGTGATCCTCCGGCACGAGCCGACCCTGCGCCATGCGACCCAGGGATCAGCCGGCCTCTACCACACGGCGATCCTGTTCGAGTCGCAGACGGCTCTCGCCGCCGCGCTCTCGTCGGTCGCGCGCAACGCACCCGGGACGTTCACCGGCAGCGCCGACCACCTGGTCAGCCAGGCGTTCTACTTCACCGATCCGGAGGGCAACGGCGTCGAGCTGTACTGGGATCGGCTGCGCACCGAGTGGTCGTGGGCGCACGGGCAGGTGCAGATGGACACCGTCTACCTCGACCCGAACCGGTACCTGCGCGAACACCTGACGGAGGATGCGCTGGCCGGATCGACGGCTCGGGATGCGGCATCCGTCGGTCACGTCCATCTCTCGGTCGGCGACGTGCGCACCGCTCGCGCCTTCTATGTCGACACGCTCGGCTTCGACGCGACGGCGACCCTCGGCGACACCGCGCTCTTCGTCAGCGCCGGCGGCTATCACCACCACATGGCCATGAACGTGTGGAACTCGCGCGGCGCCGGTCCCCGCATGCCGGCCCTCGGGCTCGGCCGCATCGATCTGGCGCTTCCGGATGCCGACGCCCTCGGCTCGCTGCAGGAGCGGCTGCGCCACCGCGGCTTCGCCGTGCGCGACGACGGCCGCACACTGAGCTTCGACGACCCGTGGAACAACGCGCTGCACGCTGTCGTCGCCGGCTGA
- a CDS encoding GH1 family beta-glucosidase: MHSTPRAFPDDFLFGAATAAFQIEGAAHVDGRRDSIWDAFCRVPGAVINGDDGDIACDHYDRYRDDVALMKRMGLETYRFSTSWSRVRPDGGPVNAAGVDFYSRLVDELLDAGILPWLTLYHWDLPQALQETGGWTSRDTADLFTEYALGMHDALGDRVNVWTTLNEPWCASFLSYTAGIHAPGHYSIAEGMLASHHLLLAHGQTVRELRRRDATLNLGLTLNLTVADPVDAADPADVDAARRIDGQFNRWFLDPVFRGAYPADIIEDIRVVDSAAVAEFEDAVRPGDLEAIATRIDTLGVNYYHGDYVGGHEPADPPAPGDAPTGRRADSPFPSQTGIHWHDRGLARTPMNWEVQPEGLTRLLVRVWEEYAAEPGVSLFVTENGAAYDDVAVVEDGETRIHDAERVDFVESHLGAILDAVDAGVDVRGYFYWSLLDNFEWAWGYEKRFGIVRVDYETQERSVKDSGLAYSRIARTRTI; this comes from the coding sequence ATGCACTCGACGCCTCGTGCGTTCCCGGACGATTTCCTCTTCGGAGCGGCCACGGCCGCCTTCCAGATCGAGGGCGCCGCGCACGTGGACGGTCGCCGCGATTCGATCTGGGACGCGTTCTGCCGGGTGCCCGGTGCGGTGATCAACGGCGACGACGGCGACATCGCGTGCGACCACTACGACCGCTACCGCGACGACGTGGCCCTCATGAAGCGCATGGGCCTGGAGACGTACCGCTTCTCGACCTCGTGGTCGCGCGTGCGCCCGGACGGCGGCCCGGTGAACGCGGCGGGCGTCGACTTCTACTCGCGCCTCGTCGACGAGCTGCTGGATGCGGGCATCCTGCCCTGGCTCACGCTCTATCACTGGGACCTCCCGCAGGCCCTGCAGGAGACGGGCGGCTGGACCAGCCGCGACACCGCGGATCTGTTCACCGAGTATGCGCTCGGGATGCACGACGCGCTGGGTGACCGCGTGAACGTGTGGACCACGCTCAACGAGCCGTGGTGCGCGTCGTTCCTCAGCTACACCGCGGGCATCCACGCGCCGGGGCACTACAGCATCGCCGAGGGGATGCTGGCATCCCACCACCTCCTCCTCGCCCACGGCCAGACCGTGCGCGAGCTGCGCAGGCGCGACGCGACGCTGAACCTGGGGCTGACCCTCAACCTCACGGTGGCCGACCCGGTCGATGCGGCCGACCCCGCGGACGTCGACGCCGCACGGCGCATCGACGGACAGTTCAACCGCTGGTTCCTCGACCCGGTGTTCCGGGGCGCGTACCCGGCCGACATCATCGAGGACATCCGCGTGGTCGATTCCGCCGCGGTGGCGGAATTCGAGGACGCCGTGCGCCCGGGCGACCTCGAGGCCATCGCGACGCGCATCGACACGCTCGGCGTGAACTACTACCACGGCGACTACGTCGGCGGCCACGAGCCGGCCGACCCGCCGGCCCCGGGCGACGCACCGACGGGCCGGCGCGCGGACTCGCCGTTCCCGTCGCAAACAGGTATCCACTGGCACGATCGCGGCCTGGCGCGCACCCCCATGAACTGGGAGGTGCAGCCCGAGGGCCTCACGCGCCTGCTGGTGCGCGTGTGGGAGGAGTATGCCGCCGAGCCGGGGGTGTCGCTCTTCGTCACCGAGAACGGCGCCGCGTACGACGACGTCGCCGTCGTCGAGGACGGCGAGACGCGCATCCACGATGCGGAGCGGGTCGACTTCGTCGAGAGCCACCTCGGCGCGATCCTGGATGCGGTGGACGCCGGCGTCGACGTGCGAGGCTACTTCTACTGGTCGCTCCTCGACAACTTCGAGTGGGCGTGGGGGTACGAGAAGCGGTTCGGCATCGTGCGCGTCGACTACGAGACCCAGGAGCGATCGGTCAAGGACAGCGGCCTCGCGTACAGTCGGATCGCACGGACGCGCACGATCTGA
- a CDS encoding phosphoribosylaminoimidazolesuccinocarboxamide synthase, whose amino-acid sequence MTHDLPGWRHVYSGKVRDLYAPDDASTGSGGGGDGRAQRMLVVASDRVSAFDHVLSPDIPGKGALLTALSLWWFDRLAGGDDGRSIPNHLAEGEIPDAVAGRAMLVRSLDMQPIECVVRGYLTGSGWNEYREHGTVCGIRLESGLRNGDRLPAPIFTPAYKAPLGEHDENITFERTVELVGLERAEELRDLSLEIYERAAATAEEHGLILADTKFEFGVDEDGVLTLADEVLTSDSSRYWDAAAWAAGTTPDERMASFDKQIVRDWLAAHWDKTGEPPELPQDVVARTADRYRELLERLTD is encoded by the coding sequence GTGACCCACGATCTCCCCGGCTGGCGGCATGTCTACTCCGGCAAGGTGCGCGACCTGTATGCGCCCGACGACGCCTCGACCGGCTCGGGAGGCGGGGGCGATGGCCGCGCACAGCGGATGCTGGTCGTCGCCAGTGACCGGGTGAGCGCCTTCGACCACGTGCTCTCCCCGGACATCCCCGGCAAGGGCGCGCTGCTCACCGCCCTGTCGCTGTGGTGGTTCGACCGGCTCGCGGGCGGAGACGACGGGCGCAGCATCCCGAATCACCTCGCCGAGGGCGAGATCCCGGATGCCGTCGCCGGGCGCGCGATGCTCGTGCGGTCGCTCGACATGCAGCCGATCGAGTGCGTCGTGCGCGGCTACCTCACCGGTTCGGGCTGGAACGAGTATCGCGAGCACGGGACGGTGTGCGGCATCCGCCTGGAGTCCGGCCTCCGCAACGGCGACCGTCTGCCGGCGCCCATCTTCACCCCCGCGTACAAGGCTCCCCTCGGCGAGCACGACGAGAACATCACGTTCGAGAGGACCGTCGAGCTCGTCGGCCTCGAGCGCGCGGAGGAGCTGCGCGACCTGTCGCTCGAGATCTACGAGCGGGCAGCCGCGACGGCCGAAGAGCACGGGCTGATTCTCGCGGACACCAAGTTCGAGTTCGGCGTCGACGAGGACGGCGTGCTCACACTGGCGGACGAGGTGCTCACGAGCGACTCGTCGCGCTACTGGGATGCCGCGGCCTGGGCCGCCGGCACGACCCCCGACGAGCGCATGGCGAGCTTCGACAAGCAGATCGTGCGCGACTGGCTCGCCGCCCATTGGGACAAGACCGGCGAGCCGCCGGAGCTGCCGCAGGACGTCGTCGCCCGCACCGCCGACCGCTACCGCGAGCTGCTGGAACGCCTGACCGACTGA
- a CDS encoding PadR family transcriptional regulator, whose protein sequence is MTDDACKLTPLGVMALALLREGDMHPYEMMRLMRLRHHDRLLALTNGTFYHTVSRLKKHGLLAEVRVDRDGKRPERTTYTMTDAGQEAVAAWVRAELPRIDRPVEFRVALAESHNIDRDEVIDLLTERRAALAGEHRLFADGVAKARERRVPEQYLVQSGRQAALLAADLEWLDGFLLDLDQCRFPWGIDVESEEDTDLAASAETGLHTILRKASI, encoded by the coding sequence GTGACGGATGACGCGTGCAAGCTCACGCCTCTCGGCGTGATGGCGCTCGCACTCCTGCGCGAGGGCGATATGCACCCGTACGAGATGATGCGGCTCATGCGCCTGCGCCACCACGACCGGCTGCTCGCGCTCACGAACGGAACGTTCTACCACACGGTCTCCCGCTTGAAGAAGCACGGGCTGCTGGCCGAGGTGCGCGTCGACCGGGACGGCAAGAGGCCGGAGCGAACGACGTACACGATGACGGATGCCGGCCAGGAGGCCGTCGCTGCCTGGGTGCGTGCGGAATTGCCGCGGATCGACCGGCCGGTCGAGTTCCGCGTCGCGCTCGCCGAGTCGCACAACATCGACCGGGACGAGGTCATCGATCTCCTGACCGAGCGGCGCGCGGCCCTGGCCGGAGAGCATCGGCTCTTCGCCGACGGAGTCGCGAAGGCCCGCGAACGCCGCGTGCCGGAGCAGTACCTGGTGCAGAGCGGTCGACAGGCCGCACTGCTCGCCGCGGACCTCGAATGGCTCGACGGCTTCCTTCTCGATCTCGACCAGTGTCGATTCCCGTGGGGCATCGACGTCGAGTCGGAGGAGGACACCGATCTCGCCGCATCGGCCGAGACCGGCTTGCACACGATCTTGCGAAAGGCATCGATATGA
- a CDS encoding carbohydrate ABC transporter permease, with protein MTTTTIRPDAVTAAPGGTPKSPRRVGLRRRRSEWDLKLSPYLYVSPFFLLFIVVGLFPIAYTAVISFMNWDLVRNTGEFIGFAQYQYVLSNPKFWIALRNTFSIFLLSSIPQLVVAIVIAAMLDQNIRAKTFWRMGVLLPYVMAPVAVALIFSNMFGDRYGLINTLLGHVGIPAIPWHSNAFASHIAIATMVNFRWTGYNTLILLAAMQAIPRDYYEAAVVDGAGRIRQFIAITLPSLRPTLIFVIITSTIGGLQIFDEPRMYDQYGTGGPDSQWLTITLWLYDIGWGQWNFGRAAALAWILFLIILVIGVINLLVTRSLVRDEGGRGVLTRAQRRAAAREARRRLASDAALLAAKEMVS; from the coding sequence GTGACCACGACGACTATTCGCCCCGACGCCGTGACGGCGGCGCCCGGCGGCACACCGAAGTCCCCCCGACGGGTCGGATTGCGCCGGAGGCGCAGCGAGTGGGATCTGAAGCTCTCGCCGTACCTCTACGTCTCGCCGTTCTTCCTGCTGTTCATCGTCGTCGGGCTCTTCCCGATCGCGTACACGGCGGTGATCTCGTTCATGAACTGGGACCTCGTCCGCAACACCGGCGAGTTCATCGGGTTCGCGCAGTACCAGTACGTGCTCTCCAACCCGAAGTTCTGGATCGCGCTGCGCAACACCTTCAGCATCTTCCTGCTGTCGAGCATCCCGCAGCTGGTCGTCGCGATCGTGATCGCCGCGATGCTCGACCAGAACATCCGGGCCAAGACCTTCTGGCGGATGGGCGTGCTGCTGCCCTACGTCATGGCGCCGGTGGCCGTCGCCCTGATCTTCAGCAACATGTTCGGCGACCGCTACGGCCTGATCAACACGCTGCTCGGGCACGTCGGCATCCCCGCCATCCCGTGGCACTCCAACGCCTTCGCGAGCCACATCGCCATCGCGACCATGGTCAACTTCCGCTGGACCGGCTACAACACGCTGATCCTGCTGGCCGCCATGCAGGCCATCCCGCGCGACTACTACGAGGCAGCGGTCGTCGACGGCGCCGGGAGGATCCGCCAGTTCATCGCGATCACGCTGCCCAGCCTTCGGCCGACGCTGATCTTCGTCATCATCACCTCGACGATCGGCGGACTTCAGATCTTCGACGAGCCGCGCATGTACGACCAGTACGGCACCGGTGGTCCCGACAGCCAGTGGCTCACGATCACCCTCTGGCTGTACGACATCGGCTGGGGCCAGTGGAACTTCGGCCGCGCCGCCGCCCTCGCGTGGATCCTCTTCCTCATCATCCTCGTCATCGGCGTCATCAATCTTCTCGTCACCCGCTCCCTCGTCCGTGATGAGGGAGGGCGAGGCGTGCTCACCAGGGCGCAGCGCCGAGCCGCCGCGCGCGAAGCCCGCCGCCGACTGGCATCGGACGCCGCCCTGCTCGCCGCGAAGGAGATGGTCTCGTGA
- a CDS encoding pilus assembly protein CpaE produces the protein MISRDLAIALKEAGLRWHPESGDRFQLALSSDVEPEVEADVFTVSDMTIESRRTPSGVTILAFNGTTEWALDAVSVEEAIWLPAEEQLRELLRGAFRSLRRLPDAYEVEAEIAGERLRFEHPDASEAYGMALLELVTRSR, from the coding sequence ATGATCAGCCGGGACCTCGCCATCGCTCTCAAGGAGGCCGGCCTGCGCTGGCATCCGGAATCGGGTGACCGTTTCCAGCTCGCCCTGTCGAGCGATGTCGAGCCGGAGGTCGAGGCCGACGTCTTCACCGTGAGCGACATGACGATCGAGTCGCGCCGGACGCCGAGCGGCGTGACGATCCTCGCGTTCAACGGCACCACCGAATGGGCGCTCGACGCCGTCTCCGTGGAGGAGGCGATCTGGCTGCCTGCGGAAGAGCAGCTGCGCGAACTGCTGCGGGGAGCGTTCCGCAGCCTGCGCCGGCTTCCGGACGCGTATGAGGTGGAGGCCGAGATCGCGGGCGAGCGACTCCGGTTCGAGCATCCGGATGCCTCCGAGGCCTACGGCATGGCGCTGCTCGAACTCGTCACCCGGTCGCGCTGA
- a CDS encoding LacI family DNA-binding transcriptional regulator: protein MTDRLPSPVTIEEVAAAAGVSRSTVSRVVNGATSVSPSALEAVSKAISDLHYVPNRAARSLASRQTLAIALVVPEETTRFFGDPFFAAIVSGINARIARSDYVLNLFIANSDPGDKMTSYLSRGNVDGAIIVSHHTSDTFIDRIADAVPVVYGGRPVKLRDDDYYVDVDNVRGGREATEYLIGRGHRRIATITGPQTMPAAMDRLTGWREALAAAGLTPGAVENGNFTDEGGAEAMRRILASGERPDAVFAASDLMARGALHALAAAGLRVPEDVALIGFDDSPIATSVSPALTTMRQPSFLQGEEMASMLIDRLAGIAIPNSRIMPTGLVVRESA from the coding sequence ATGACGGATAGGCTGCCATCGCCTGTCACGATCGAAGAGGTGGCGGCGGCCGCGGGCGTCTCGCGCTCGACCGTGTCGCGCGTCGTCAACGGCGCGACCTCCGTGAGCCCCTCGGCGCTGGAGGCCGTGTCGAAGGCCATCTCGGACCTCCACTACGTTCCCAACCGTGCGGCGAGGTCGCTCGCCAGTCGTCAGACGCTCGCGATCGCGCTGGTGGTCCCCGAGGAGACGACGCGGTTCTTCGGAGACCCGTTCTTCGCGGCCATCGTGTCGGGCATCAACGCCCGCATCGCTCGGTCGGACTACGTGCTGAACCTCTTCATCGCCAACAGCGACCCGGGCGACAAGATGACGAGCTACCTCAGCCGCGGCAACGTCGACGGCGCGATCATCGTCTCGCACCACACGAGCGACACGTTCATCGACCGCATCGCCGACGCCGTGCCGGTCGTCTACGGCGGCCGGCCGGTGAAGCTGCGCGACGACGACTACTACGTCGACGTCGACAACGTGCGTGGCGGCCGGGAGGCGACCGAGTACCTCATCGGGCGGGGCCACCGGAGGATCGCGACGATCACGGGTCCGCAGACGATGCCTGCGGCGATGGACCGGCTGACGGGATGGCGGGAGGCGCTGGCAGCTGCGGGCCTCACCCCGGGCGCCGTCGAGAACGGCAACTTCACGGATGAGGGCGGAGCCGAGGCGATGCGTCGGATCCTCGCGTCCGGGGAGCGCCCGGATGCGGTGTTCGCGGCCAGCGATCTGATGGCCCGGGGTGCTCTGCACGCCCTCGCCGCCGCGGGGCTGCGCGTACCGGAGGATGTCGCGTTGATCGGGTTCGACGACTCGCCCATCGCGACCTCCGTCTCTCCGGCGCTCACGACGATGCGTCAGCCGTCGTTCCTCCAGGGCGAGGAGATGGCGAGCATGCTCATCGACCGGCTCGCGGGAATCGCCATACCGAACTCCCGCATCATGCCGACGGGGCTGGTGGTCCGGGAGTCCGCCTGA
- a CDS encoding carbohydrate ABC transporter permease yields the protein MTALDTPPVTTSASKEAVARAPRRRGLRGTRPGWVVYAFLGAMILGSVFPYYWSLLIGSGDSYTIRDPNMSWIPGGNFFANAAKVVDDPAVNFWAALWNSIWSSALIALSVVFFSTLAGWAFAKLRFRGSGVLLVFVVATMAVPTQLGVVPLYILFSDIGWTGQVGAIIVPALVTAFGVFWMTQYLRQAVPDELIEAARVDGASSFRTFLTVGLPAARPAVAMLGLFTFISAWNNFFWPFIVLDRENPTLPVALSLLQSNHFVDYSIVLAGVLLSTIPLLILFVFAGKQLVSGIMAGAVKG from the coding sequence GTGACCGCCCTCGACACACCCCCCGTCACCACCAGTGCCTCGAAGGAAGCGGTCGCGCGTGCGCCCCGGCGTCGCGGCCTGCGCGGCACGCGCCCCGGCTGGGTCGTCTACGCGTTCCTCGGCGCGATGATCCTCGGCTCGGTGTTCCCGTACTACTGGTCGCTCCTCATCGGCTCGGGCGATTCGTACACGATCCGCGACCCCAACATGTCGTGGATCCCGGGAGGCAACTTCTTCGCCAACGCCGCGAAGGTGGTCGACGACCCCGCGGTCAACTTCTGGGCGGCCCTGTGGAACTCGATCTGGAGCTCCGCGCTCATCGCCCTGTCGGTCGTCTTCTTCTCGACCCTCGCGGGCTGGGCGTTCGCGAAGCTGCGCTTCCGCGGCAGCGGCGTGCTGCTGGTGTTCGTGGTGGCGACGATGGCCGTGCCCACGCAGCTCGGCGTCGTGCCTCTCTACATCCTCTTCAGCGATATCGGCTGGACCGGCCAGGTCGGCGCGATTATCGTCCCCGCCCTCGTGACGGCGTTCGGGGTGTTCTGGATGACGCAGTACCTGCGCCAGGCGGTCCCCGACGAGCTCATCGAAGCCGCGAGGGTGGACGGTGCGAGCTCGTTCCGCACCTTCCTGACCGTCGGCCTCCCGGCTGCGCGGCCGGCGGTCGCGATGCTCGGCCTGTTCACGTTCATCTCGGCATGGAACAACTTCTTCTGGCCCTTCATCGTCCTCGACCGGGAGAACCCGACACTGCCGGTGGCGCTGTCGCTGCTGCAGTCCAACCACTTCGTCGACTACTCGATCGTGCTCGCCGGCGTGCTGCTGTCGACGATCCCCCTGCTGATCCTGTTCGTCTTCGCCGGAAAGCAGCTCGTCAGTGGCATTATGGCGGGCGCGGTGAAGGGATGA
- a CDS encoding uracil-xanthine permease family protein, protein MAIWKIHGNGRTVEPGQVVRPDERMSWPATVAIGAQHVVAMFGATFLVPILTGFPVSTTLFFSGIGTILFLLITRNRLPSYLGSSFAFIAPVTAAVASSKETGMGTALAGIVAVGILLALVGLLVQFVGVGWVDRFMPPVVAGAIVCLIGLNLAPAAWNNFKVQPLTATITLTAVILFSVLFRGFLGRISIFLGVIVGYIAAGIQGQIDWKAVSGADWVGLPEFHLANFTAPGTWAAIAMFLPVVLVLIAENVGHVRAVATMTDSTVNKETGRALIADGVSTTVAGLFGGSGTTTYGENIGVMAATRVYSTAAYWVAGLVAVLLALSPKIGALFNTIPAGVLGGATTALYGLIGIIGIKIWVDNRVDFSRPVNQYTGAVALVIAIANFTMSWGQFQLTGIVLGAAAALLIYHLGNAIARARKTGADDGGPIPAVGPLGGDPVEAE, encoded by the coding sequence ATGGCGATCTGGAAGATCCACGGCAATGGGCGCACCGTCGAACCCGGTCAGGTCGTGCGCCCCGATGAGCGGATGAGCTGGCCCGCCACGGTCGCGATCGGGGCGCAGCACGTCGTCGCGATGTTCGGCGCGACGTTCCTGGTGCCGATCCTGACCGGCTTCCCCGTCTCGACGACGCTGTTCTTCTCCGGCATCGGCACGATCCTGTTCCTGCTCATCACGCGCAACCGCCTGCCCAGCTACCTCGGGTCGTCGTTCGCCTTCATCGCCCCGGTGACCGCCGCCGTGGCGTCGTCGAAGGAGACGGGCATGGGCACCGCCCTCGCCGGCATCGTCGCGGTCGGCATCCTGCTCGCCCTCGTCGGTCTCCTCGTCCAGTTCGTCGGCGTGGGGTGGGTCGACCGGTTCATGCCACCGGTCGTCGCCGGCGCGATCGTGTGCCTCATCGGCCTGAACCTCGCGCCCGCCGCGTGGAACAACTTCAAGGTGCAGCCGCTCACCGCGACCATCACGCTGACGGCCGTCATCCTGTTCAGCGTGCTCTTCCGCGGATTCCTCGGTCGGATCTCGATCTTCCTCGGCGTGATCGTCGGCTACATCGCGGCCGGCATCCAGGGTCAGATCGACTGGAAGGCCGTGAGCGGCGCCGACTGGGTGGGACTCCCCGAGTTCCACCTGGCGAACTTCACTGCGCCGGGCACGTGGGCCGCGATCGCGATGTTCCTGCCGGTCGTCCTCGTGCTCATCGCCGAGAACGTCGGGCACGTGCGCGCGGTCGCGACCATGACCGACAGCACGGTCAACAAGGAGACCGGGCGCGCCCTCATCGCGGACGGCGTCTCGACGACGGTGGCCGGCCTGTTCGGCGGATCGGGCACGACGACCTACGGCGAGAACATCGGCGTCATGGCCGCCACCCGCGTGTACTCGACGGCGGCGTATTGGGTGGCCGGGCTCGTGGCGGTCCTGCTCGCGCTGTCGCCCAAGATCGGCGCCCTCTTCAACACGATCCCGGCCGGCGTGCTCGGCGGCGCCACGACCGCGCTGTACGGCCTCATCGGCATCATCGGCATCAAGATCTGGGTCGACAACCGCGTCGACTTCTCGCGCCCGGTGAACCAGTACACCGGCGCGGTCGCACTCGTCATCGCGATCGCGAACTTCACCATGAGCTGGGGACAGTTCCAGCTCACCGGCATCGTGCTCGGCGCGGCAGCGGCCCTGCTGATCTACCACCTCGGCAACGCGATCGCCCGCGCGCGGAAGACGGGCGCGGATGACGGCGGTCCGATCCCGGCCGTCGGGCCCCTCGGCGGAGACCCTGTCGAGGCCGAATAG